One Citrus sinensis cultivar Valencia sweet orange chromosome 5, DVS_A1.0, whole genome shotgun sequence genomic window, gccatgatcaaaataaatataaatttaaattatcttttatttatatattaaggtttatgaaaaaaaaaagatataattatcttttcgttaaaatattgaagctataatatgaattttaaaacagTGTGGTTACTTATATGATAAGATGCttataaaaaaacttatgTTCAATCcctaattacttttaaaaactacaacaaaaaatgagaaatttatgaaataaatagtttataaCGCCTCAATCTTAATTCCAAACAAGAGTTactacattttttaaaaaactttgaGGGActgaagtgtcattttattatCCTGAAATCTGCGTTTTCAGTTAATCCACTGTCGTTTTTAAGGCTGACTCAATTAAGCCAAAACGAAAAAAATGCTTTTGTGTATTGCGGATGGTGTGGGGTTCCCGTGGGccatttatcatttattaattaacttcattcaattaattatgaggTGGCGCATGCTTCATAATTGTCACAATGATGCGCAATGCActgaatttttattctaagTCAAGGCTTTTGACTTTGAACAATTTCTACATCTTCACACCAAAAAGTTTCCTTGAAACTTATCAAACCATAAATACCAGCACTTGGCATACCTGCTCCTCATACCGCACCAATCTGGAAGAGTAGAggaaacttttgaaaacttaaattagTTTGCATGAGTTTTATTCTGTTAATGACTTCTTATGGAATGTATTATCCTTTACTTATTCGATAATTTGTAAGAGTGTTTTTATTCCAATTAACTTTCGCAAACAATTactaaaacattaattaattctttagtCATGATAGTGggatatttaaattattgaaatcaaacaattttaattaattattatgtttacCGGAAGGAGCAGAAGCTAAGGATTGCGAACTCGACGAAAACTGAGAACGAATTTGTTTATCTCCTGGGGGCAGATGccactaaaaattatatgttaatGTCCCAGTGGAAAGtttgcaaaacaaaaattttctccTGATCACCGATCCAAAcagttacaataataattaatatgatttaaagaaaatatgttGAACATCAATATGTGTTAGTAAAGAGTGAcctttgtttcaaaaaaatattttacggTTACTGAGAGTGACGATGTATGTGAGTATTTGACCATTCCACTTTTTGATTAAGCACTGGTGTGGGACTGAGAAATCTGACTGATGAAAAGgactttaaaaattgaaaacaatggCTATAAATAAAGCAAATCAAACTAATTGAAGCATAAGTTAGATCTGATGATTGAATGTAGAGATAATTAACATACATTCGTCAATAAAATCAGTCCCGTTAATGACACTTATAACTGCTTTATTTCAGTAACTATGTGTATGCGCATACCCTGTGGTATTATTGAAATCATCTTGATCAAGATAGGTTATTGAAagattcttttactttttattgcaTGCATGGTACCACAAGTTAGTATTAAATTGAAACTAAACTACGATGATATCGTGTAAAAGGCCAAACAACACAACTGGTAACATGACCAGGCATAGGCTCAGGGGCATAACTTCCAAGAGAGATTTCTAATGATATTATCGAAAAAGATTGTAGATATATCTTTCAATCTAAAATCCTATACTCTCATAGTAGTATAGAGAATTGGCTATACAGTAACGGCAGTATTGGATAAACGGAAGGCTTTAGCAAATGCATACCAGAAGAGAAGGAAGACATTTGTGAGAATATTCACCAGAAAATTCAAGCAGTGAATGCCCTGGACAGATATGTTCTAAGTTGTTTGAATCCCATAACGGCTCTGGAGAGCACCAATGGCTGTCTCAAAGGACCTTGAAAGATTCGGAATGGTGGTTTTGCACACTGGAAAGTTtaaatcaagaataaattattaaatgccaaaataaaacataaaaaaggaAGTAAATCATGATTAATAAGTTGCTCAGATGTAATCTATTTAGTTTATATTCAATTTCCTTTACAATTGACCTATAAAACTTCACTTTTTGCTCAGACTTGTTGAAAGTAATGTGTgagcaaaatttgatttaacaaagttaaaataatgaatGATGTAAAACTTTAGCTAAACAGAAGACCAGAATGAATCTAGCATCTACATTCACCATTCCCCAGTGCAAGGgccaacaaacaaaacaaactgTCATTTGCAGTTTATCATTaacttttcaatggtggcCTATGCtctcataatattttaaacataatagctgaaacaaataatattgtcTGAGCAAGGTAAGTTTCCAGATGAGGAGATCACTAAGCATAACCAACTTATTGAATCAGCTTGTGCATTCCATTAAATTAGTTTCATAGCTAGATTATCATTAGAAtgcaatcaaatttaattgaaagcTAAAGTAATAACAGAACAGATACCAAATAGAATCAGAGAAGGAAATGAgaaattaccattaaatgcaGTCGATTGAACATCTGCCAAGAACTCTGTATATGAAGCCTGCAAAagtagaaagagaaagagaacaATTCAGCCTATGTTCCCTTAAATGACAAATGATCTTCTAATCACTGTATTTTTAATAGATATAGTGGCACACGAGCATTAAAGCAATAAGTACCTTCATTGCACCCTGAGTTTCACCAATTTGTTCATTCATCTTCTTGTATTCCTTATCTGCCTCATCCATCATTTGCTGGCCTGTTTGTGTTTGAATCTATTATATTAACACACAGACTATCAATTACTACCTATTTGGAAGTGCCCAtgtcaacatatttttttaataacatacAGCCTGTACCAAATGATCCGCTTTCGTAATGACCAAAaaattttttctatattttgaaaacGGAACCATATTGTCAGACACATTGGTCAACCAAAACGTCCATGATATGTAAGAGGTTAGTACTTAGcatgaaaaattaagaaatcatTAGCATTATAATTATCATTGATTTATCAGGATCAACGACGAATCAGtttggaaaattaattaatattatggaGTGATTCAATCACATTCAAAATGAATCTTCAAATGTTGcacaattcatttgtttgaaaCTCAAAATGTCAATTATACAACAACTATACTCAGAAGCctctatcaaaatcaaaacataataaaatttgatcaataatACTAATTCTGTCATTTCTTCATCagccaaataaataaagagcaGGTATGCTTCAAATTTGTGCTTAAAAAATACACTGAAACTACAAAAGGATCCAAATATTGTGCAACAACTATCACCTACTAAagttattcaaaatattattagccACTTACCACTTAAATCAACATCATAACTAAGTAATCAGCTAAACAAAAATTTCTTCACAGAAACAGaactataatttgaaaatttttttccaatactATTGAACTGTCTCTTTACAATGATTCAAGTCATTCACAGAAACAAAACTATAATTTGTTCACTGAATTGAAGTAAGATCTTAATGGAATGAAGAGTGaaggataataataattgtgctacaaaattgaaatcataatattaatagGTGAAGCAAAACTATAAccgaaatttaatttaattttcacatccatttctcaataaaataataattataataattaactgttattaaataaataattattagaaatttttacCTTGAAGCGCTTGTGGAGACGAGAGTGAGAAGCTTCGAGATCCTTGAGAATCTCAGAGTGAGAACGATTGATGAGGTTGCGTTTCAGATCGTCGATGCGTGAAACCACCATTTCCTTCAGATCTGAGATGCTGCTTaggtttttgttgttgttgttgttgttgttcatCGTCGGTAACGGTGCCGGCGACGGCGACGGCGACGGCGAGATGAAGAGAGTTGTCGGTGCTACTTGCTTCCTATACTTGAACTTCTCTTTGGATGTAGAAGCTGTTTTGTTAATGATTGTTGATTGCTTTGGGCTTTCGGGAGAAACTGGTGATGAAGCTTTGCGATTGCGATtcactctcttcttcttcattgctTCTTTGATCTTCTGCTAATTGCTATTATGCTTCGTTTGTTCAATTTTGAACTTCTcactttaatttataagtGGCGCGTATTTTCAGTTTATCTCTTGGGATGGTCTGGATTGTTTGGGCCAGGCTGCTCGAACTCGGCCAGGCTTTTGAGGGTCTGAGCTTTTAGACAACCTGGACTTGGCCAAGCCCGGCTCGGTCCATTTGTCACACCTAGGCACACTAATTTTTTCACGCGCATATGCTGACTTtatcatataataaaatatatatttaaacatTTACATGTATTTTTTAAGCTGCGTTTGGCACACTAcgttttattatattgtattattttaatatatgtgtaTTACATTaacattgtattataataatattttacaaccTTCGGTGTTATAtcttattgtattaatttttattatattatgtttgaTATTATATCGTAccgtattaatttatttggtgattaatttaacttatatatttggaaaataattccaaaatatttagaaaaatactaaatatagtCACCTAAATGACACTTGTCTTAAACATATACGCGACACTCTGTAAAAATTAACAGACTTaaatactgaaaattaaattaatttttttgcccTCTACTAACTGATTTATAATTCTcatagataattaatttttacatacGAGTTTTCTTGATAAAAGATGCCaatatttgtcttttttgaagcaaaattctaaactcaaatttaattaccaACAATGGTTGCACAACAAAtctgtacaaaacaaaaaaaaaattcccataGCAAAATGtagtaaaaaaattgtgaaggCATTCCATCTCATATTAAACAAATCTTATCCATCATTGTCTTTTTCAACCAATCAGCAAAATCAAATCCCTTAAATTAGACTTAAATATGAACTAAGGGTTGCAGTGGCAGCGGATATTAGCAATTatatgaagatgatgaagaaatggagaagaagaagacaaaCAAGAAAcggagaagaaaaagaaagatagaacacgaagaagaagagaggaaaaggaaaaataaaagacaaatgaGAGAgggaaataaagaaaacgaagaataagagaggaaaaagaaaaaaataaaagaaaaagagagaaacagTGAGAAATAGAGAGAAATAAAGAGgacaaataagaaaatgaaagattggaataaaaataaaagagagtaTTAAGATTTATTGTACTGTGTTTggattgaaagaaaagtagagaaaataaaggagaaaaattatttctttatcattaaatttgatattCTCCTTACAATGCTCTGTATTTATAGTAGCTCAATAGAACTACCAAATTAACTAAGCTAAATAACAGATTCAGTAACAAACTTTACAATGAACCAGTAACAACGTGACACCTGTAAAACCGTTACTAGTAACTATCACACTAATACATGTATTGTAACACTTATATGTAACTAATAACTAAGCTTAGAATCAAAAGCTTAGAATTAGCTGGAATAATGTGGAAATTGTTATTCTTAACATCCCCCTTTAAGCTCTACATTGGAAACGATGTTGAGCTTGGATCGCTAATAATGAAATGGTTGATAAGCTAAGAGCTTTGTCAGTATATCTACTGTTTATCAAAGCTTGGAATGTATTGCACCTGAAGACTTTTGTTTGCCACCTTTCGCATAAGAAATGTATGTCCAATTCAATGTACTTGGTGCATGAATGAAACTTTCAATTGTTGGCTAGTGTTGCTGCACTTTGATTTCCACTCTAGGTTACAGGAACTGATTTAGGAGCTACACCAATTTTAGTAAGTAATAATCTTAGCCATAGCATTTTTTATCCAGTCATAGTAAGTGTTCTGTattcaaattctatattggACCTGGAAACCATAGCTTTTTTTAACACCATGAAACCAAATTTTGTCCAAGATAGACACAATAACTATCAACAGACCTCTTATCATCCTTATCACTGGTTCAATTAGCattagaaaaacaatcaatATCAAGAGTACCAGAGGAGTGAAATTGAAGGTCAAACTGAATTATGCCATTGAGATATCGAAGAACTCTTTTGCAAGCTTGTTAATGTACATCAATTGGAGCACTAAAAAATTGAGTCAATTTATTAActgtaaaattaattgtaaccAATTTCAGGCTTGCTGAGTGTGAAATATTGAAGAACACCAATAAAGCTTCTATACAAAGTGACCTCTAACAAAGGAACTCAATCAGTCTACGTGAGAGAAACACCAAAGGCCATAGAAGCAGAGCATGGAGTACTGTCCTGCATATGTACTTTAACAAGTAAATCTGCAATATATTTAGATTGTGAAAGAAGTAACTCAGTAGAATTGTAAGTGACTTGAATGCCTAAAAAGTAATAAAGCTTTGCCAAGTCTTTTAAGGCAAAGTTGGtttgcaaatttgataaaacttGGTTGATCAATTGAGGGCGAAAATCTGTAACAATTATGTCAACAACATATACTAAAATGAGAAGTAAATGATTATTCTCTCTTTTAAAGAACAGTAAAGTGTCTGACTTAGAATTAATGAAACTCCAATAATGTGTCAATGTCATTTTTAATCTGACAAACCAGGCTCTTAGAGTTTACTTTAATCATATAAAGCCTTGTGAAGTTTACATACATGTGTAAGCCTAGTAGGATCCACAAAGCTCTCTGGTTGCTGCATATATACCTCCTCTGTCGAATAGCCACTGAGAAATGCATTGTTGATGTCAATCTAATAAATCAACCACTTATTAGTCTCTACCATACTCAATACAACTATAATAATGGATGACTTCACCACAAGGCTGAAAGTTTCACCGTTATTTGATAAAAGCCTTTTGCTACTAGTCTAGCCTTATATCTAGATATACACCCATTGAGATTATACTTGATCTTGAATACCCATTTATTGCCAACAACTGGAACAAGATAAGAAAGATTAATCAAAACCTAAGTGTTGTCATCCATCAGAGCCTTGTACTCCTCTATCATGGCCTTGTACTATTTAGGATTAGCAATGGCTGCTGACATAGTAGTAGGTTCAGTAGGTTGTAAGAAACTGGAGATTACATAGGCCTTTGGCTTGAAGATACCTGCCTTAGACATTGTTATCATGGGATGGCCAGTAGTTGGTTGTTGTGGTGGAGTAATATGGTGAGGTTGACAATCTGGTGAAGGCAAAGATGAATATGTTAGAGATAAAGTTTGTAGATTAGTAGATGAAAGAGATAAAGCTGATGAACAGAAATATGATTGTGTTAGGGATAAAGTTTGGGGATTGGCAGATAAGATGGGAAACTAGCTGATGAAGGCAGAGAAGAAGAGTGAGGAGCACTTGTTGAAATCAGTGGAAGTTGAGGAATAAACATTCAATTTGTGCCATAGTTTGGTAATTCAATGGTGAAGTTTTAGACACACAAGGAACATAATGAGAGGGTTGATAGGTATAAGGCACAGAAAAGAAATCAACTCTAGGCTAAAACGGAAAAGATAACTCATCAAATATAACATGATTACTGATATACATATTCCTTCTAGAGAGTGAAGACACTAATATCCTTTGTGTAATGAACTATAACCTAGAAAAACACATCTGTCAGTTCTATATTCAAGCTTATGATGATTATAAGGTCTGAGATAGGGATAACAAGCACAACCAAAGATTCTCATGTGTGAGTAATCTAgtttctttataaatattagttcAAAAGGTGACTTATTGTTTAATATAGTTGTGGGTAATCTTTTTACAAGATATGTGGCTATACGAAAAGTATTCCACCAAAACTTTAAAAGTAGATGAGCTTGTGCAAGAAAGGTGATCCAGTTTCCACAATGTGTCTCTCAATTCTTCCATTTTGGTGGTGATTATATGGACAAGGATGCCTAATTCAGTGTCTTGTTTAGCAAGATATATGGTGAATAACCCGaactcccccccccccccccccccgccaAATCCATTTGAAGACACTTAATTTGGTTAGAATGGTTGTTCtaaatattcttttgaatttcatagcagtaaaagaaaaaatccaaGTAAATCAGTGAATTCATctaatatagaaaaatactaTGTGTAGCCTTTAGATGAAAGAACAAGTCCTAATCCCCAAAGATTAGCATGTAACAATTCAAGAGGTTGACTGGTAGTAGTTTCTTCTGAAGGAAAATATTGCATATGactttttccaaattgacaagcaCTACAAAACTAAAGTGTGATAGTTCTTTTTATATCAAAAGTTGGATCTCACTGCTTCATAACTTGTTTTAAACCATGAACAGTAGGATATCCTATTCTTTTAtgcattatattataattgagAGACTTATAAGGATAAACTGACAAGGCCAGTTTAGCAtctttattgaattaaaagaaaggaTTGTTTATCTCATGAAGATTCATAGTATCAAATGCATTGTATTGCGAGAATATAGACACAAGACAAAATTTGACATAGATGTTAAGAGATCAGAAGAAGAACCTGAATTATAGACTGTAGCTAGACATACAACTTGGTATAGTCCTCATTTAGCAATCCCTTTTAGCAAGATGGTCCCTATACTCTTTgccataataaaataaatagttttatagaattaaaaaaggaCGTGATTATCAACAAGCAATCTAGAAATACTCAATAAGTTTTTAGTAATATCAGGTACATGAAGAACATTAGAAAGGTAAAGTTGTTCAAGTGTATTCATAATAGTAGTACCAACATACATTATAGATAAGCCCATGCCATTTCCTATATGTAGTTTCTCATTGCCTGTGTAAGTAGAATAGGATAAGAGTATACCTCCATTTTTTATGACATGATTGGTTGCCCTTGAATTAATATATCAAGCTAGATTAGCAATAATATTGTAGTTGGCAGTTTCAACATTTACTAGACTAAGCTATTTTTAGGATTGAGACCAACATGTCCTGCAAACATGTAAGTTGTTGCATTGCTATTAATGAAACTAGGAGCTCTTTAAGAAGGAATAAAGCTTGCCTAAAATGCAGTATATCCCTGAAAATGTCCACTTCTTGGAAATCCACCATTGAATCCACTATTAAAGCCTCTTCCATAACCAATTATATTGTATCCTCTGCCACAGTTATTTggatttctttcaaaattttcactaaAAGACTAACCAACTCTGGGTCTGAAGCCACCTTGATTGCCTCTAGCTTGCCTAGGAACAAAGTCATGATTGAAACTATTTTTACACTTGTAAGCTGCATGACCCGGTACGAAACAAATTTGACAAACAATAGCCTTGTCACCACCAGAATTACCACTAGATCTTCTAAGAACATCTATGTTAAAGCCACCATAATTTTGTCCTTTCTATGCATAATTTGCACTCATATCATGCATTATGTCATTGCGAGTTTTTCCTTTGCTCATTTCTAGCCTAATTTCATGATTCAGCAACATTGAAAATATCTCTTCAACAGTAATAGTTTCTTTCTCAATCCTAGTTAGCACATTAGTTACAAGTGATTCATAACTATCATCTAGACCATTGAGAATGTGCATGAAAAACTCACTAGTAGAGAGTGCACGACCTCCAATGGTAAGGCTATCTgaaatcttcttcatcttaTTGAAATAATCACTGATTGAAAGTGATCTTTCTCAAGTGGTTTGGATCTGCATCATCAAAGGCATATAACGAGCTTTGGATTGAGACAAGGATTTTTGCAAGCCGTCTCTAGAGATCAAATGAAGTTTCACAATTAATCACCATGATCAGCACATTATCGACTATTCAAGAGAACATCCATCTTTATAGCAACTGATCAATCTTCTTCCACACAACACAATCTGGATTTTCAGAAGATCATGTAGTTTGAGTTTCAGATCCATTCGATTCACCAGTTGATTCAGTAAGAAATTGAGCTAGACATATTTTTTCACCATTGATGAATCCTTCAATACCATTCCTAATGATTGAAGCAAGCACTTGAGTTTTCCACAAAAGGTAGTATGTTCGATCAAGCTTAACAAGTTGAATGAAGCTGAGGGATAAAGAAGACGAAGTTGAATTGTTTGAACTTTCCATAGTATAAGGCTTTGATGCCATATTAAGATTAGTTGTATTGTGTTtggattaaaagaaaagcaaagaaaataaaggagaaaaattcttttgccatcattaaatcttatattCTCTTTACAATGCTTTGCATTTATAGTAGCTCAATAGAGCTAACAAACTAACCAAGCTAAATAATAGATTTAGTAACAAACTTTACGATCAACCAATAATAATGTGACACCTGTAAAATCGTTACAAGTAACTATCACAAAAATACATGCATTGTAACACTTATATGTAACTAATAACTAAGCTTAGTATCAAAAGTTTAGAATTAACTGGAATATTCTAGAACCAGCTGGAATAATTTGGAAATTGTTATTCCTAAcaaagagaaataaagaatacGAAGAAAAgggttaaagaaaaaaaataaaagaaaaaagtgagagaaagaaaaatacagaagatgacaaagaaaaggagaaaagaaaagagagagaaatagagAAGACGAACGAGGAGAGGGGAGAAAGATCTGCAATGCAAT contains:
- the LOC102610557 gene encoding uncharacterized protein LOC102610557, giving the protein MKKKRVNRNRKASSPVSPESPKQSTIINKTASTSKEKFKYRKQVAPTTLFISPSPSPSPAPLPTMNNNNNNNKNLSSISDLKEMVVSRIDDLKRNLINRSHSEILKDLEASHSRLHKRFKIQTQTGQQMMDEADKEYKKMNEQIGETQGAMKASYTEFLADVQSTAFNVCKTTIPNLSRSFETAIGALQSRYGIQTT